GTGCCGACACGCCCGCCAGCGTCACACCGACgtttgcgccgccgacgcgatCCTACACGGAATCAGACGCGATCGCTATGCACGAGGGTCGACTCCCGTACGTAATGGACGAGCGCCCGATGCCGACCGCCGAAGAGTGGACTGCGTACACGACACGCATGCCCCCCCGCGGTGATCCGACGTTGCAAAACAGTTTGCACTCCTCACCCATCTCCCCGGTTACTCAGTCCAAGCCTAATACACCTACGACATTGCCGCTACTTGCTACGACGCGTGGAATGATGTCTTCGTCCAATGTCGCGTCTGCCCCCATCTCGCCCCGCCAGGCCGCACCGGTGCTCGGACGGAGCTCGAGTGCGGCACCCGTGCAGCGGATGAAGCAGACGATACCCAACCACCTCGTAATGCCAACCGATGGGCTGGAGCAGGACATTCTTGGCATGAATATCAGTTCAGTCCCAGTGCAACGTACAGGCtttgctgcggcgcgtgccgcgagcAACGCCGGCCTCAATGCACTGAGCGGGGCAGGCATGCAGCGCACTGCTTCCGACGGCGTTGCGATCCGTGCAGCAGGCccggcctcgacgtcgatgctcgaggaggccatttcgccgacgacggcgtcgccgcTGAATGGTTGGAACCCCTACTTCCCCACCGTACCTTCGGCCGGCCAGGGCCAGGGCCAGCCAGAGACGCGCAACTCGTCTGGTGGGTTGATCGAATCGACCTATTCGAGTGGACGCACACACACGGGCTACTCAAGTCTGCATACATCGCCTACGGCGCGCAAGACAAGCGAGTCCAGCGGCAGCATCCTCGGTGCAGGAAGCGGCAACAGCATCGTGCACCACTCTAGCTGGGGTATGGACTCGTTTgcgacgccgtcgacgcccaACTCACCGTACCCCTCCTGGTCGACTCTGCAAGTGCGTCTGGCCTGCGGTGGGGACCGCTGCCAGTTTGCGATGCCCGACTCCATGTCTTTCCTCGCGCTCTACGAGCAAGTCCAGGAACGCCTCGCGGCACCGCGCCCCAGCGCCGGTGACGCGAGCAACTTGGCGAATGAAAAACCCCGCTTGTACTACCTGGATGATGATGGCGACCAGGTACTTAtgctggacgacgacgacctaGCCATGGCGCTGGACCACAGCCGCATGCTGCGTCGGAACCAGCTTGACGTAATTGTAAAATAGACGCGGCTCTTGCCGGCAACGTAACGTGATTTCCTTCCCCGCGCCCGAACGCCGCCAGAACGCCGTCCGAACGCCGTCCGAACGCCGCCTCCACCCGGTGAGGGAGCTGACCCCAGGGGTGTGTACGGCCAAATCGTCCACGTGGCCGGTCCTCCGAGGGGCCCCGGCCATTAGATAATTGTTCTACGATCGCGAAGCTATAACCGAGCGTTGCCTCTGTATCGTGTTAGCCGTTGTTCACAAAAAGAAGCACGCAAACACGCCCGCCACCCAAGGGGGCGTGCCTGCTGCGTGTGCTTACCTACGCGGAGCCGTCCTTCTTGGCCATGAAGGTGATGAGGTCAatgcagcggcgcgagtAACCTGTCGTGTTAGTCATGTCACAGAAGGAATATACATACCCCACTCGTTGTCGTACCACGAAACGAGCTTCACAAAGTTGGGGCTCAGCTGGATACCGGCCGTAGCGTCGAAGATGGAGCTGTTGGGGTTGCCAACAAAGTCCTGCGAGACAACAGCGTCCTCGGTGTACGAGAGGATGCCCTTGAGCTCGTTCTCCGAGGCGCGCTTCACCTCGGCCTTGATCTCGTCGTACGAGGCACCCTTCTCGAGGCGGGCAGTCAGGTCGACAACCGACACGTCGGTGGTCGGGACACGGAAAGCCATACCGGTGAGCTTGCCGTTGAGGCTGGGGATAACCTTGCCGACGGCCTTGGCAGCACCAGTGCTCGAGGGGATGATGTTGTCAGCGGCGGTACGGCCACCACGCCAGTCCTTGGCCGAGGGACCGTCAACGGTCTTCTGGGTGGCAGTGGTAGCGTGGACGGTCGACATGAGACCCTCGACGATGCCGAACTTGTCGTGGATGACCTTGGCAAGGGGAGCCAGGCAGTTGGTGGTGCAGCTGGCGTTCGACACAACCTGGTGCGAGGGGTCGTACGAGTCGAGGTTCACACCGCACACGTACATGGGGGCGTCAGCCGAGGGGGCCGAGATGACGACCTTCTTGGCACCGCCCTTCAGGTGGGCCGAGGCCTTCTCGATGGTGGTGAAGACACCAGTCGACTCGACAATGTAGGCGGCACCCTCCTTGCTCCAGGGGATGGCCGCGGGGTCGCGCTCAGCAAAGACAGCGATGCTCTTGCCGTTGACAACGAGCTTGCCGTCCTTGGCGCTGACCTCACCGTTGAAGCGGCCGTGGGTCGAGTCGTACTTGAGCATGTAGACCATGTAGTCGAGGTCAATGAAGGGGTCGTTGATGGCAACGACGTTCGCCTCGCTGTGCTCGACAGCGTTACGGAAGACGATACGGCCAATGCGGCCAAAACCGTTGATACCAATGTTAACAGACATGATGAGGAAAGTCGGGAAGGATGCGGTCTGTGCCGCTACCCCGGGATCTCGTATTTAACGGCCTGACCCTCCGGCCCCGCTGCACCCAACCGGAACAATGCTTACGTTGTGGGGCCCTGGGTGGCCCAAGCCCCGGGGGATTACGGGCTTCTACAACCTTCTGCGCGAACGCTCAATGAGGGCACGTGGCAAACCAAACCCAGTATGTTCCTGACTACGCCACGTGGCTAcgtccgagcgccgcgctgctgcggaACCGCGTCGCTATGCGTCCTGGGCCATAGCATCGGCCGTAGGCCcctgccgcgcgccgctcatCGCCTGAGCGAGTTTTTCCGTCCGGTACCGCATAGCAACATCCATCTCGTCCCGGATCACTTGCGTAGCGTCCACACAGACGCCGACCATGGCAGAAAATCGGTCCATATGGATACGAGTGTCCAGCAGCATCAGAGGGACCTTGCCAGAACGGGGCAGGACCGCCATAGTGACAAAGGGGAGGTCTGACTGCTCGGTCAGGTTGAGATCCAGGAGCGCCGTGGAGCCATAGAGGCCGCAAGTAAGAGCCGTCACATAGTCGGCCATGGGAATACCAGCGTCCATCAGCGCCAGCGTGCACGCATTAATTGATGTGGGGAGAACACCTGCGATCAGCATGCCGTTACACACGTACCACCATCTTGCTGGAGCACATGCACCACAATATCAATCTGCGACCGAGGGTACAGGTGCGTATGCACCACCGACTCGAACGTCGACCGGATCGCGTTTCCCCAttcgacgaggcgcctATATGTCAGGCAAACACTCAACATACCGATCGTTGCGCGCACGATGCCGCCGCTCTGTGCTGCCCCAAGGAGCGACGGCCATTTCCACATTAATGCCAGCACGGTCCTGCCGCACATTCGGAGCACGGCTAGCGCGACCGGGCTCACGGGGGCCATATACATATACACATACACTTGACAGTCCTTGCGTGACTTGCGCCGAGCCATCCGGACGCCCGGTGGCACTCGCCGACGCAGGGAtcagcgaggcgccgctcgccgtaTGCGGCGAAAGCTTGAATTCCATAGACCGCAGTTCGAGCGGACGGCGACCGTCCATGCGGTATCCGCCTGCACTGAGAAGCTCAATGCGCGACTATCACGTTagcacgcgcggcggcgacacCTACCATTCCACCGACAGTGCACGACGACACACTTTGTCACGAACG
This is a stretch of genomic DNA from Malassezia japonica chromosome 3, complete sequence. It encodes these proteins:
- a CDS encoding glyceraldehyde-3-phosphate dehydrogenase (phosphorylating) (COG:G; EggNog:ENOG503NUCI); the encoded protein is MSVNIGINGFGRIGRIVFRNAVEHSEANVVAINDPFIDLDYMVYMLKYDSTHGRFNGEVSAKDGKLVVNGKSIAVFAERDPAAIPWSKEGAAYIVESTGVFTTIEKASAHLKGGAKKVVISAPSADAPMYVCGVNLDSYDPSHQVVSNASCTTNCLAPLAKVIHDKFGIVEGLMSTVHATTATQKTVDGPSAKDWRGGRTAADNIIPSSTGAAKAVGKVIPSLNGKLTGMAFRVPTTDVSVVDLTARLEKGASYDEIKAEVKRASENELKGILSYTEDAVVSQDFVGNPNSSIFDATAGIQLSPNFVKLVSWYDNEWGMYIPSVT
- the SKI6 gene encoding Exosome non-catalytic core component (COG:J; EggNog:ENOG503NW91) encodes the protein MLIAGVLPTSINACTLALMDAGIPMADYVTALTCGLYGSTALLDLNLTEQSDLPFVTMAVLPRSGKVPLMLLDTRIHMDRFSAMVGVCVDATQVIRDEMDVAMRYRTEKLAQAMSGARQGPTADAMAQDA